From Bradyrhizobium sp. NDS-1, the proteins below share one genomic window:
- the rplO gene encoding 50S ribosomal protein L15 — translation MKLSDIADNAGSRKKRMRVGRGIGSGKGKQAGRGGKGQTARSGVRIKGFEGGQMPMHRRLPKRGFNNIFRVEFAEINLDRLQEAVDAKKIDAGSVVNVEALVKGGVLRRAKAGLRLLGRGELKSKLNIEVHGATKTAIAAVEKAGGSVKILAPAKEEGEAA, via the coding sequence ATGAAGCTCAGCGATATCGCCGACAACGCCGGCTCGCGCAAGAAGCGTATGCGCGTCGGCCGCGGCATCGGTTCGGGCAAGGGCAAGCAGGCCGGCCGCGGCGGCAAGGGCCAGACCGCGCGTTCGGGCGTGCGCATCAAGGGTTTCGAAGGCGGTCAGATGCCGATGCATCGCCGTCTGCCAAAGCGCGGCTTCAACAACATCTTCCGCGTCGAGTTCGCCGAGATCAATCTCGACCGGCTCCAGGAAGCGGTCGATGCCAAGAAGATCGACGCCGGCAGTGTCGTGAACGTCGAGGCCCTGGTGAAGGGCGGCGTGCTGCGCCGCGCCAAGGCCGGCCTGCGGCTGCTCGGCCGCGGCGAGCTGAAGTCCAAGCTCAACATCGAAGTGCACGGCGCCACCAAGACCGCGATCGCCGCGGTCGAGAAGGCCGGCGGCTCGGTGAAGATCCTCGCCCCTGCCAAGGAAGAAGGCGAGGCGGCGTAA
- the rpmD gene encoding 50S ribosomal protein L30 has product MAKAAKTIKLEQTGSAIRRHHSQRSTLIGLKLNKIGRTSELPDTPAVRGMIEKVHHLVRIVDEK; this is encoded by the coding sequence ATGGCCAAGGCCGCAAAGACGATCAAGCTCGAGCAGACCGGCAGCGCGATCCGCCGCCATCACTCGCAGCGCTCGACGCTGATCGGGCTCAAGCTCAACAAGATCGGCCGTACCAGCGAACTGCCCGATACCCCGGCGGTCCGCGGCATGATCGAGAAGGTTCACCATCTCGTCCGCATCGTCGACGAGAAGTAA
- the secY gene encoding preprotein translocase subunit SecY — MASAAEQLAANLNFGAFAKADELKKRIWFTLGALLVYRLGTYIPLPGIDPSAWEQVFRSQAGGILGMFNMFAGGGINRMAIFALNIMPYISASIIIQLLTTVSPQLEALKKEGEAGRKTLNQYTRFLTVILAAFQSYGIAVGLQGAGNVVSEPGLFFLLSTSVTLTGGTMFLMWLGEQITSRGIGNGISLIILAGIVAELPAALAGMLELGRQGAMSTGLILVVIIMAVAVIAFIVFMERAQRRLLIQYPKRQVGNKMFEGQSSHLPLKLNTSGVIPPIFASSLLLLPTTVANFNAGSGPEWFQWITTQLGHGRPLFLIMYLALIVFFAFFYTAIVFNPTETADNLKKHGGFIPGIRPGERTAEYIDYVLSRVTVLGAIYLAIVCLIPEILISYASVPFYFGGTSLLIVVSVTMDTVAQVQGYLLAHQYEGLIRKSKLRGRRR; from the coding sequence ATGGCCTCTGCAGCGGAACAACTGGCAGCCAATCTCAATTTCGGCGCGTTTGCCAAGGCCGACGAACTGAAGAAGCGCATCTGGTTCACCCTGGGTGCGCTGCTCGTTTATCGGCTCGGGACCTACATTCCGCTGCCCGGTATCGACCCGAGCGCCTGGGAACAGGTGTTCCGCTCGCAGGCCGGCGGCATCCTCGGCATGTTCAACATGTTCGCCGGCGGTGGCATCAACCGCATGGCGATCTTCGCGCTGAACATCATGCCGTACATTTCGGCCTCGATCATCATCCAGCTTCTCACCACCGTCTCGCCGCAGCTCGAGGCGCTGAAGAAGGAAGGCGAAGCCGGCCGCAAGACGCTGAATCAGTATACCCGCTTTCTCACGGTGATTCTGGCCGCGTTCCAGTCCTACGGCATCGCGGTAGGACTTCAGGGCGCCGGCAATGTCGTCAGCGAACCCGGATTGTTCTTCCTGCTCTCGACCTCTGTCACGCTGACCGGCGGCACCATGTTCCTGATGTGGCTCGGCGAGCAGATCACCTCGCGCGGCATCGGCAACGGCATTTCGCTGATCATTCTCGCAGGCATCGTCGCCGAGCTGCCGGCGGCGCTCGCCGGCATGCTCGAGCTCGGCCGTCAGGGCGCGATGTCGACCGGCCTGATCCTGGTCGTCATCATCATGGCGGTCGCCGTGATCGCCTTCATCGTGTTCATGGAGCGCGCGCAGCGTCGCCTCCTGATCCAGTATCCGAAGCGCCAGGTCGGCAACAAAATGTTCGAGGGCCAGTCCTCGCATCTGCCGCTCAAGCTCAACACCTCCGGCGTGATCCCGCCGATCTTCGCATCCTCGCTGCTGCTGCTGCCGACCACGGTCGCCAACTTCAACGCAGGCAGTGGGCCGGAATGGTTCCAGTGGATCACCACCCAGCTCGGCCACGGCCGTCCGCTGTTCCTGATCATGTATCTGGCGTTGATCGTGTTCTTCGCCTTCTTCTATACCGCGATCGTGTTCAACCCGACCGAGACCGCGGACAATCTGAAGAAGCACGGCGGCTTCATACCGGGCATCCGTCCCGGCGAGCGCACCGCGGAATATATCGACTACGTGCTCTCGCGCGTCACGGTGCTAGGTGCGATCTATCTGGCGATCGTCTGCTTGATCCCGGAGATCCTGATCTCCTACGCCTCGGTGCCTTTCTACTTCGGCGGCACCTCGCTGCTGATCGTCGTCAGCGTGACCATGGACACGGTGGCGCAGGTGCAGGGTTATCTGCTGGCGCATCAGTACGAAGGCCTGATCCGCAAGTCGAAGCTGCGCGGCCGCCGTAGATGA
- the rplF gene encoding 50S ribosomal protein L6, with translation MSRVGKRPIPVPSGVTATVDGQTVKMKGPKGQLQFVVHDDVEVKLENGQVKVNPRVETNRARALYGTARAQVANLVEGVTKGFEKKLEITGVGYRAAMQGKNLQLALGYSHDVVYAIPEGITITVPKPTEITVTGSDIQRVGQVAAEIRSYRPPEPYKGKGVKYVGEFIFRKEGKKK, from the coding sequence ATGTCACGAGTTGGCAAAAGGCCTATTCCGGTTCCGTCGGGTGTGACCGCGACCGTCGATGGGCAGACCGTCAAGATGAAGGGTCCGAAGGGCCAGCTTCAGTTCGTCGTCCATGACGACGTCGAGGTGAAGCTCGAGAACGGCCAGGTGAAGGTGAATCCGCGGGTCGAGACCAACCGCGCGCGCGCGCTGTACGGTACCGCTCGCGCCCAGGTCGCGAATCTGGTCGAAGGCGTCACCAAGGGCTTCGAGAAGAAGCTCGAAATCACCGGCGTCGGTTACCGCGCCGCGATGCAGGGCAAGAACCTGCAGCTCGCGCTCGGCTACAGCCACGACGTGGTCTACGCGATCCCGGAAGGGATCACGATCACCGTGCCGAAGCCGACCGAAATCACCGTGACAGGCAGCGACATCCAGCGTGTCGGCCAGGTCGCCGCCGAGATTCGCTCCTATCGTCCGCCGGAGCCCTACAAGGGCAAGGGCGTGAAGTATGTTGGCGAATTCATCTTCCGCAAGGAAGGCAAGAAGAAGTAA
- the rpsE gene encoding 30S ribosomal protein S5: MAEREQRGGRDQRGGRDRQQREERDSEFVDKLVHINRVAKVVKGGKRFGFAALVVIGDQKGRAGFGHGKAREVPEAIRKATESAKRNLTRVSLREGRTLHHDIAGRHGAGRVYLRAAPAGTGIIAGGPMRAVFETLGVQDVVAKSIGSSNPYNMVRATFDALKHQDSPRSVAARRNIKVSTLQSRRIGGDAEAAAD; encoded by the coding sequence ATGGCAGAACGCGAACAACGTGGTGGACGCGATCAACGCGGCGGACGTGACCGTCAGCAGCGCGAGGAGCGCGACAGCGAGTTCGTCGACAAGCTGGTCCACATCAACCGCGTGGCCAAGGTCGTCAAGGGCGGTAAGCGCTTCGGTTTCGCCGCGCTGGTCGTGATCGGCGATCAGAAGGGCCGCGCCGGCTTCGGTCACGGCAAGGCGCGCGAAGTGCCTGAAGCGATCCGCAAGGCCACCGAGTCCGCCAAGCGCAACCTGACCCGCGTGTCGCTGCGCGAGGGCCGCACCCTCCATCACGACATCGCCGGCCGTCATGGCGCGGGCCGTGTCTACCTGCGTGCAGCTCCGGCCGGTACCGGGATCATCGCCGGCGGTCCGATGCGCGCCGTGTTCGAGACGCTCGGCGTCCAGGACGTGGTGGCGAAGTCGATCGGCTCGTCGAACCCGTACAACATGGTGCGCGCGACCTTCGACGCGCTGAAGCATCAGGATTCGCCGCGTTCGGTCGCAGCCCGCCGCAACATCAAGGTGTCCACCCTCCAGTCGCGCCGTATCGGTGGCGATGCCGAGGCGGCTGCCGACTAA
- the rplR gene encoding 50S ribosomal protein L18, translating into MSKAKVTNARRKRSVRLKLRRSGGGRPRLSVFRSSKHIYAQVIDDLKGETLASASSLEKSMRDGGKTGADIDAAKAVGKLLAERAAEKGVKEVVFDRGSYLYHGRVKALADAARESGLNF; encoded by the coding sequence ATGTCGAAAGCCAAGGTTACGAATGCCCGGCGCAAGCGGAGTGTGCGGCTGAAGCTGCGCCGTTCCGGTGGTGGTCGTCCGCGTCTGTCGGTGTTCCGCTCGTCCAAGCACATCTATGCCCAGGTCATCGACGACCTGAAGGGCGAGACGCTGGCCTCTGCCTCGTCGCTCGAGAAGTCGATGCGCGACGGCGGCAAGACCGGCGCCGACATCGATGCGGCGAAGGCGGTCGGCAAGCTGCTGGCCGAGCGCGCCGCCGAGAAGGGCGTCAAGGAAGTCGTGTTCGATCGCGGCAGCTACCTCTATCACGGGCGCGTCAAGGCTCTTGCCGATGCAGCGCGTGAGAGCGGGCTGAACTTCTAA